Proteins from a genomic interval of Bos mutus isolate GX-2022 chromosome 15, NWIPB_WYAK_1.1, whole genome shotgun sequence:
- the LOC102275308 gene encoding olfactory receptor 10A5: protein MAEGNWTRVSEFILMSFSSLPTEMQSLLFLTFLVIYLVTLLGNSLIILVTLADPMLHSPMYFFLRNLSFLEIGFNLVIVPKMLGTLIAQDTTISFLGCATQMYFFFFFGVSECFLLATMAYDRYVAICSPLHYPVIMNPRTCAKLAAVSWFPGIPMATVQTTWLFSFPFCGINKVNHFFCDSPPVLSLVCADTALFEIYAIIGTILVVMIPCLLILCSYTRITAAILKIPSAKGKHKAFSTCSSHLLVVSLFYVSSSLTYFRPKSNNSPESKKVLSLSYTVITPMLNPIIYSLRNNEVKNALGRTFHKAMGVRNCFL from the coding sequence ATGGCTGAAGGAAACTGGACAAGAGTAAGTGAGTTTATCCTCATGAGTTTCTCTTCCTTACCTACTGAAATGCAATCACTGCTCTTCCTGACATTTCTAGTCATCTACCTGGTCACTCTGCTGGGAAACAGCCTCATCATTCTGGTTACCTTGGCTGACCCCATGCTGCACagccccatgtacttcttcctcaggAACTTGTCCTTCTTAGAGATTGGCTTCAACCTAGTCATTGTGCCCAAGATGCTGGGGACCCTGATTGCCCAGGACACAACCATCTCCTTTCTTGGCTGTGCCACTCAgatgtatttcttcttcttctttggggTTTCTGAATGCTTCCTCCTGGCCaccatggcctatgaccgctatgtagCCATCTGCAGTCCCTTGCACTACCCAGTCATCATGAACCCAAGGACATGTGCCAAACTGGCAGCTGTCTCCTGGTTTCCAGGCATTCCCATGGCTACTGTGCAGACCACGTGGCTCTTCAGCTTTCCATTCTGTGGCATCAACAAGGTGaaccacttcttctgtgacaGCCCACCTGTGCTGAGTCTGGTCTGTGCAGACACAGCACTGTTTGAGATCTATGCCATCATTGGAACCATTCTGGTTGTCATGATACCCTGCTTGCTGATCCTGTGTTCCTACACTCGCATCACTGCTGCCATCCTGAAGATTCCATCGGCTAAGGGGAAGCATAAAGCCTTCTCTACCTGCTCATCCCACCTACTTGTTGTCTCCCTCTTCTATGTATCTTCAAGCCTCACCTACTTCCGACCAAAGTCCAATAATTCTCCTGAGAGCAAGAAAGTGCTATCACTGTCCTACACTGTTATAACTCCCATGTTGAACCCCATCATCTACAGCTTAAGGAATAATGAGGTGAAGAATGCCCTTGGTCGGACCTTCCACAAGGCTATGGGTGTCAGAAACTGCTTTCTGTAG